The following are encoded together in the Rhinopithecus roxellana isolate Shanxi Qingling chromosome 5, ASM756505v1, whole genome shotgun sequence genome:
- the LOC104673111 gene encoding olfactory receptor 11G2 translates to MKIFNAPSNSSTFTGFILLSFPCPREGQILLFVLFTVVYLLTLMGNGSIICAVHWDQRLHIPMYILLANFSFLEIWYVTSTVPNMLANFLSDTKVISFSGCFLQFYFFFSLGSTECFLLAVMAFDRYLAICRPLHYPTIMTRRLCTNLVINCWVLGFIWFLIPVVIISQMSFCGSKIIDHFLCDPAPLLTLTCKKAPVIELIFSVLCPLPVFMLFLFIVGSYALVLRAVLTVPSAAGRRKAFSTCGSHLTVVSLFYGSVIVMYGSPPSQNEAGKQKIVTLFYSVVTPLLNPMIYSLRNKDMQKSLKKLWGT, encoded by the coding sequence atgaaaatctTCAACGCCCCCAGCAACTCCAGCACCTTCACTGGCTTCATCCTCCTGAGCTTCCCTTGCCCCAGGGAGGGACAGATCCTCCTCTTTGTGCTCTTCACTGTTGTATACCTCCTGACCCTCATGGGCAATGGTTCCATCATCTGTGCTGTGCACTGGGATCAGAGACTCCACATCCCCATGTACATCCTGCTCGCCAACTTCTCCTTCCTGGAGATCTGGTATGTCACCTCCACAGTCCCCAACATGCTGGCCAACTTCCTCTCTGACACCAAGGTCATCTCCTTCTCTGGGTGCTTCCTCCAGTtctactttttcttctccttgggTTCTACAGAATGCTTTCTCCTGGCAGTTATGGCATTTGATCGATACCTTGCCATCTGCCGGCCTCTACACTATCCAACCATTATGACCAGACGTCTCTGCACCAATCTTGTGATCAATTGCTGGGTGCTTGGTTTCATCTGGTTCTTGATTCCTGTTGTCATCATCTCCCAAATGTCTTTCTGTGGATCTAAGATTATTGACCACTTCCTATGTGACCCAGCTCCTCTTCTAACACTCACTTGCAAAAAAGCCCCTGTGATAGAGCTTATCTTTTCTGTCTTATGTCCTCTGCCTGTCTTTATGCTCTTTCTGTTCATCGTGGGGTCCTATGCTCTGGTCCTGAGAGCTGTGTTGACAGTCCCTTCAGCAGCTGGGAGAAGAAAGGCTTTCTCCACCTGTGGGTCTCACCTGACTGTGGTTTCATTGTTCTACGGCTCAGTGATAGTCATGTATGGGAGCCCACCGTCTCagaatgaagctggaaagcagAAGATTGTGACTCTGTTTTATTCTGTTGTTACCCCACTCCTTAACCCTATGATATATAGTCTTAGGAACAAAGATATGCAAAAATCTCTGAAGAAACTATGGGGGACATAA
- the LOC104673145 gene encoding olfactory receptor 11H4-like yields the protein MVFSVVSTALEFINNSETSTVTEFVLLGFPGCQEMQSFLFSLFFVIYVFTIIGNGTIVFAVRLDKQLHTPMYILLGKFAFLEIWYITSTVPNMLVNFLSETKTISFVGCFLQFYFFTSLGTTEAYFLCIMAYDRYLAICRPLHYPTIMTPQLCYILMSSCWVFGFLSYSVSTVQLSQLPFCGPNIINHFLCDMDPLMALSCAPAPITEIIFHILSSLIIILTLLYICGSYMLLLIAVLKVPSAAGRQKAFSTCGSHLTVVCLFFGALLAMYVSPTTDNPAAIQKIITLFYSVVTPFLNPLIYSLRNKEMKAALKKVLRIE from the coding sequence ATGGTGTTTTCTGTCGTCTCTACAGCCCTGGAATTCATAAACAATTCAGAGACAAGCACTGTGACGGAATTTGTTCTCCTTGGCTTTCCTGGTTGTCAGGAGATGCAAAGTTTCCTCTTTTCACTGTTCTTTGTGATCTATGTATTTACCATAATAGGAAACGGGACCATTGTCTTTGCTGTGAGATTGGACAAACAGCTTCATACCCCAATGTATATTCTCCTAGGGAAGTTTGCTTTCCTTGAAATCTGGTACATTACCTCCACTGTACCCAACATGCTAGTCAACTTCCTCTCAGAGACAAAAACCATCTCTTTTGTTGGCTGTTTCCTCCAATTCTACTTTTTTACTTCCCTTGGTACAACAGAAGCATACTTCCTCTGCATCATGGCATATGATCGGTATCTTGCTATCTGCCGCCCATTGCACTACCCAACCATCATGACCCCACAACTCTGCTACATATTGATGTCTTCTTGCTGGGTGTTTGGATTCCTCAGTTACTCTGTCTCCACTGTGCAACTGTCTCAATTGCCTTTCTGTGGGCCCAACATCATCAATCACTTTTTGTGTGACATGGACCCATTGATGGCTCTGTCCTGTGCCCCAGCTCCTATCACCGAGATCATCTTCCATATCCTGAGCTCCCTCATTATCATTCTCACTCTTCTGTACATCTGTGGCTCCTATATGCTTTTACTGATAGCTGTATTAAAAGTTCCTTCAGCAGCTGGCCGGCAGAAGGCCTTTTCCACCTGCGGATCTCATCTGACAGTAGTGTGTTTATTCTTTGGGGCTCTATTGGCAATGTATGTGAGCCCCACAACTGATAACCCAGCTGCAATTCAGAAGATTATAACTTTGTTCTATTCTGTGGTGACCCCCTTCTTAAACCCCCTGATTTACAGCTTACGAAACAAGGAGATGAAGGCTGCATTGAAGAAAGTCCTGAGGATAGAATGA